A genomic segment from Cygnus atratus isolate AKBS03 ecotype Queensland, Australia chromosome 9, CAtr_DNAZoo_HiC_assembly, whole genome shotgun sequence encodes:
- the MRPL44 gene encoding 39S ribosomal protein L44, mitochondrial, with amino-acid sequence MAAGLGAFIRASWRLLAAAGVGVVRAAHGPAPPRSKKRWLRAYLEQQRLEAPPQRRSEKPGWDYHAEIQAFSHRLQEDFSLDLLKTAFVNSCYVESEEAKRRELGVAKETVALNLRDNSQLSEQGQSFSRSYLARCFGGAYPDLPAQGIGALVDFLTGQELVSYVAQNLSVQDLTLCAQFPVPPDVLHRTFFAVVGALLNSSGPEKTGIFVRDFLIPHLIGKDLFEIWEVVNPMGLLVEELTKRNISSPEPRITRQLGVTTVLPLYFVGLYCDKKIIAEGPGETLLAAEEEAARVALRKLYGYTENRRPWDYSKPKQGWTAEKAISSN; translated from the exons ATGgccgccgggctgggggctTTCATCAGGGCGTCCTGGCGGCTGCTGGCTGCGGCCGGTGTCGGGGTCGTTCGGGCCGCgcacggccccgctccgccccgctccAAGAAGCGGTGGCTCCGCGCCTACCTGGAGCAGCAGCGGCTGGAGGCGCCCCCGCAGCGGCG GTCCGAGAAGCCCGGCTGGGATTACCACGCAGAGATACAAGCCTTCAGCCACCGGCTCcaggaagatttttctttggatCTTCTCAAAACCGCGTTTGTAAATTCTTGTTACGTTGAAAGCGAAGAGGCGAAGCGCCGAGAGCTCGGGGTAGCCAAAGAAACGGTTGCCCTTAACCTCCGCGATAACAGTCAGCTCTCCGAGCAGGGGCAGTCCTTCTCACGCTCTTACCTGGCGCGCTGCTTTGGAGGCGCCTATCCGGATTTACCCGCCCAGGGCATAGGAGCGCTCGTTGATTTCCTTACCGGCCAGGAACTCGTTTCTTACGTGGCTCAGAACCTGTCTGTGCAGGACCTGACGCTCTGCGCACAGTTCCCCGTCCCACCAGACGTGCTGCACAGGACGTTCTTCGCTGTCGTAGGAGCGCTGCTCAACAGCAGCGGGCCTGAGAAAACGGGCATCTTTGTCAGG gaTTTTTTAATTCCCCATCtgattggaaaagacctgttTGAGATCTGGGAAGTTGTAAATCCCATGGGCTTACTAGTGGAAGAGCTGACCAAGAGGAATATCTCTTCTCCAGAGCCAAGAATTACCAGGCAGCTGGGAGTCACCACAGTTCTTCCGCTGTACTTCGTTGGCCTGTACTG tgataAGAAGATTATCGCTGAAGGCCCTGGTGAAACGCTGCTCGCGGCAGAGGAAGAAGCTGCCCGTGTGGCGCTGCGGAAGCTGTATGGGTATACAGAGAACAGGAGACCTTGGGATTACTCGAAACCCAAACAAGGGTGGACAGCTGAAAAGGCTATCAGCAGTAACTAG